One bacterium genomic window carries:
- a CDS encoding cupin domain-containing protein, with amino-acid sequence MTTTTHLVNDIAYAPGAVVSKTLVKQPHGTITLFAFARGQELSEHSAPFDAMVHVLDGEVELIIGGAPTAARAGEFVIMPANIPHAVKATTDFKMLLTMIKG; translated from the coding sequence ATGACAACAACGACTCATTTGGTCAACGACATCGCTTACGCGCCGGGCGCGGTGGTCAGCAAGACGCTTGTGAAACAGCCGCACGGGACGATCACGCTGTTCGCCTTCGCGCGCGGCCAAGAGCTGTCCGAGCATTCGGCGCCGTTTGATGCAATGGTCCACGTGCTTGACGGCGAAGTGGAATTGATCATTGGCGGGGCACCGACGGCGGCGCGAGCGGGCGAGTTCGTGATTATGCCCGCGAATATTCCGCACGCGGTCAAGGCCACGACAGATTTCAAGATGCTTCTGACCATGATCAAGGGTTAA